From one Humulus lupulus chromosome 8, drHumLupu1.1, whole genome shotgun sequence genomic stretch:
- the LOC133794631 gene encoding alanine aminotransferase 2, with the protein MRKFAAGRLKSALTRYYHKQTPLSSSQSRFLSSTPVLDSATPMADSSSHSSSPVTLQTINPKVLRCEYAVRGEIVNIAQRLQQELLDKPGTLPFDEILYCNIGNPQSLGQQPITFFREVLALCDHPSILDKSETQGLFSADSIERAWKILDQIPGRATGAYSHSQGIKGLRDTIAAGIEARDGCPADPNDIFLTDGASPAVHMMMQLLITSEKDGILCPIPQYPLYSASIALHGGTLVPYYLEEASGWGLEISELKKQLEDAKSKGINVRALVVINPGNPTGQVLAEGNQRDIVEFCKQEGLVLLADEVYQENVYVPDKKFHSFKKVSRSMGYGEADISLVSFQSVSKGYYGECGKRGGYMEVTGFSAEIREQIYKVASVNLCSNISGQILASLVMSPPKVGDESYESYRDERDGILSSLARRAKTLEDALNSLDGITCNKAEGAMYLFPRINLPHKAIEAAKAANTAADAFYCRQLLNATGIVVVPGSGFGQVPGTWHFRCTILPQEDKIPAVVSRLTDFHKKFMDEYRD; encoded by the exons ATGCGGAAATTCGCAGCTGGTAGGCTTAAAAGCGCTCTCACCCGTTATTATCATAAACAAacccctctttcttcttcccAATCACGCTTCCTCTCATCCACTCCTGTTCTTGATTCTGCTACTCCCATGGCAGACTCTTCTTCTCATTCTTCCTCTCCTGTCACTCTCCAAACTATCAATCCCAAG GTACTGAGATGTGAGTATGCTGTTCGAGGTGAAATTGTCAACATTGCCCAG AGGTTGCAACAAGAATTACTGGACAAGCCTGGTACTCTTCCATTTGACGAG ATACTTTATTGCAATATTGGAAATCCCCAGTCTCTTGGCCAGCAGCCGATAACATTTTTTCGAGAG GTTCTTGCACTATGTGACCATCCATCCATTTTGGACAAAAGTGAAACACAGGGCTTGTTCAG TGCAGATTCCATAGAACGAGCTTGGAAAATTCTTGATCAAATTCCAGGAAGAGCAACTGGTGCTTATAGTCACAGTCAG GGTATCAAGGGGTTACGTGATACAATTGCTGCTGGAATTGAAGCTCGTGATGGTTGTCCTGCTGATCCAAATGATATTTTCTTAACAGATGGAGCAAGCCCTGCG GTCCATATGATGATGCAATTGCTGATTACATCAGAGAAAGATGGAATTCTTTGCCCCATTCCTCAGTACCCTTTATACTCTGCCTCAATCGCTCTTCATGGAGGCACTTTG GTTCCTTATTATCTTGAGGAGGCATCTGGGTGGGGACTAGAGATCTCTGAACTTAAGAAACAACTCGAGGATGCCAAATCCAAGGGCATCAATGTCAGGGCCTTGGTTGTTATAAATCCAGGCAACCCAACGGGTCAG GTTCTTGCTGAAGGCAACCAGCGGGACATTGTGGAATTCTGCAAGCAAGAAGGTCTTGTTCTGCTGGCAGATGAG GTATATCAGGAAAATGTTTATGTTCCAGACAAAAAGTTTCACTCTTTCAAAAAAGTTTCCCGGTCCATGGGGTATGGGGAGGCAGATATTTCTTTGGTGTCCTTCCAGTCAGTCTCTAAGG GATACTATGGGGAGTGTGGAAAGAGAGGAGGCTACATGGAAGTTACAGGATTTAGTGCTGAAATAAGGGAACAAATATACAAAGTGGCATCTGTAAATCTTTGCTCTAATATTTCTGGTCAAATTCTTGCAAGCCTCGTAATGAGTCCACCCAAG GTTGGGGATGAATCATACGAATCGTACCGTGACGAGAGAGATGGCATTTTATCATCCCTTGCAAGGCGTGCCAAG ACCTTGGAAGATGCACTGAACAGCTTAGATGGCATAACATGCAACAAAGCAGAAGGGGCAATGTATCTCTTTCCCCGCATCAACTTGCCCCATAAGGCAATTGAAGCTGCTAAGGCTGCAAATACAGCAGCGGATGCATTCTACTGCCGTCAACTGCTCAATGCCACCGGAATAGTAGTTGTTCCTGGTTCTGGCTTCGGGCAG GTCCCAGGCACTTGGCATTTTAGATGCACAATACTCCCTCAGGAGGACAAGATTCCGGCTGTGGTGTCCCGGTTGACTGACTTCCACAAGAAATTCATGGACGAGTATCGTGACTGA
- the LOC133794632 gene encoding pectinesterase 3-like encodes MDSMKSFKGYGKVDELEEQAFRKKTRKRIIIIIVSIVVLLAIIIGAVAGTIIHRRNSSSTKSPNPVPGAELTPAASLNTLCSVTQYPSSCLSSLKSSNTSDPEVLFKLSLGVAMDELIKLSKYPKELIAQVNDTRVVKALNICTEVLEDAVDRLNDSVSSMELGKGERFLSSSKIDDIKTWLSATITDQETCLDALDELNSTMAPKFKAQMQSSTEFASNSLAIVAKILSVLAKLHVPIHRRLLGHDEFPDWLSAGDRRLLQEESNMTVHITVAKDGTGDVSTISEAVARVPKKSPTKFVIKVKQGTYVENVVMDKNKWNVMMIGDGKDKTIVTGSKNFMDGTPTFATATFAVAGKGFIAKDMGFFNTAGAAKHQAVAFRSQSDFSVYYRCTFDAFQDTLYPHSNRQFYRDCDITGTIDFIFGNAAVVFQKCNIQPRQPLRNQFNTITAQGKKDPNQNTGISIQKCTFTSKDSNLTALTYLGRPWKEFSTTVIMQSDIGSFLHKLGWKEWVNNVDPPTTIFYGEYQNSGPGADVAGRVQWAGYKPALTEDGAAKFSVGSFIQGPDWLPAADVEFESTL; translated from the exons atGGATTCAATGAAGTCCTTTAAGGGCTATGGTAAAGTAGATGAGCTCGAAGAGCAAGCATTCCGGAAAAAGACGCGTAAGCGTATTATCATCATCATCGTCTCTATTGTAGTTCTACTAGCTATCATCATCGGCGCCGTTGCCGGAACAATTATACATCGCCGGAATAGCTCATCAACGAAGTCGCCTAATCCGGTTCCCGGCGCCGAGTTAACTCCTGCCGCTTCACTGAACACTCTCTGCAGTGTGACTCAGTACCCGAGCTCGTGTTTATCGTCACTGAAATCCTCCAACACCTCCGACCCAGAAGTCCTTTTCAAGCTATCTCTTGGGGTGGCTATGGATGAGCTCATCAAGTTATCGAAGTACCCAAAAGAGCTAATTGCTCAGGTAAACGACACCCGCGTGGTGAAAGCTCTGAATATATGTACGGAGGTTTTGGAAGACGCGGTTGATCGGCTCAACGACTCTGTTTCGTCCATGGAATTAGGGAAGGGAGAAAGATTCTTGTCGTCGTCTAAGATCGATGACATCAAAACCTGGCTCAGCGCCACCATCACTGATCAGGAGACTTGTTTGGACGCGCTCGATGAGTTGAACTCGACAATGGCCCCGAAGTTCAAGGCCCAAATGCAGAGTTCGACCGAGTTTGCGAGTAACAGCTTGGCCATCGTGGCCAAGATCCTGAGCGTGTTGGCCAAGCTCCACGTTCCGATTCACCGGAGGCTATTGGGTCACGACGAGTTTCCGGATTGGTTAAGCGCCGGAGACCGGAGGTTGCTTCAGGAGGAAAGCAATATGACTGTACATATCACGGTGGCGAAAGACGGAACAGGGGATGTGAGCACCATTAGCGAGGCGGTGGCTAGAGTGCCGAAGAAGAGTCCGACCAAATTCGTGATAAAAGTGAAGCAAGGTACTTATGTGGAGAATGTGGTGATGGATAAGAACAAGTGGAATGTGATGATGATTGGAGATGGCAAAGATAAGACCATCGTTACCGGTAGCAAGAATTTTATGGATGGCACCCCTACCTTCGCCACAGCCACTTTTG CTGTTGCGGGAAAAGGTTTCATAGCAAAAGACATGGGGTTCTTCAACACAGCAGGGGCAGCAAAGCACCAGGCTGTGGCATTTCGATCACAGTCGGATTTCTCTGTCTACTACCGCTGCACGTTCGATGCATTCCAAGACACTCTCTATCCACACTCCAACCGCCAATTCTACCGGGATTGTGACATCACAGGCACAATAGACTTCATCTTCGGCAATGCTGCTGTTGTCTTCCAAAAATGCAACATTCAGCCCCGCCAGCCTCTCCGCAACCAATTTAACACCATCACAGCTCAAGGGAAGAAAGACCCTAATCAGAACACTGGCATTTCAATCCAAAAGTGCACATTTACTTCAAAGGATAGTAATCTCACTGCTCTCACATACCTTGGGAGGCCATGGAAGGAGTTCTCAACGACAGTTATCATGCAGTCCGATATTGGGTCGTTTTTGCACAAATTGGGCTGGAAAGAATGGGTTAACAACGTTGACCCCCCAACGACCATATTTTATGGGGAGTACCAAAACTCTGGGCCTGGAGCAGACGTGGCGGGAAGAGTCCAGTGGGCTGGTTACAAGCCCGCTTTGACAGAAGATGGGGCTGCCAAATTCTCCGTGGGATCATTTATCCAAGGCCCTGACTGGTTACCCGCAGCTGATGTTGAATTTGAATCAACCTTATGA